ATGTACTGTTTCTGTGTGCTTAGTTATCTTATTGAGATTTGGGCACTGCCCCAATGGCAAATACTGGAGTTTAGGCTGGACATCCCATCCAATGGTTTATAGCACAGACAAAAAAGTACCATGCAATGCACTTCATATACATCCGGTCATAATTGAATAGCTCCGTGAAGGGAACTTTGCTTTGGGTTCAGAGAACACCTAAAGCCTCCCTTCCCCTGACATTTCTGTTAATACACCTGGACTGTCACTGCTCAGCAACAATGCACATATCACATGCTTGCCTGGGAGTTAAGCAGCCTTACCAGTTCTTTACAGCATGGCGTCTTCACATTACAGCTCTTTTCTGCGGCTTCACATTACAGCTCCTTTTCTGTCTTAAATGTCCGTCCTCCTCAGCATCAGAGCTGTGTAATGACAGATTTCATTAGACAAGCCATTATATCTAATATATTTCTTTTGAGTTGCATAATTGAACCTACTAATCTTCTAGAGATAATCAAGACCCAGGAACTTTGTTCATATAATCACCAAATCTGTTGAAAAATGTCCATATCTTGTTTGCTTAAATGTTGTGCCTTTAATGTGATTTATTTCAGTTAACACAAAGATGCAATATATTATATCAACTATTTCTAGGCTAGTCATGAAATGAAAACAGAAATGATGTGGCACATTTTCCAACTGAAATGAATAAAGTAAATGTTACCTGTCTTTTCACAGCGATATGATAGAGAACAAAATGAACAAAATGAAGATATGCCGGGTGAATCCTACGAAGGCGACAGTGGAGTTTGGCAAATGGGAGAGCCAGGACTACAAGGACAGTTTCTACAATGTTCTCCTGAAAcaagtgaaatgtttttttcaatcaaaGAAATAACAAATAGATGTAAATCTGATACATACAATGTGCCACTGCTGAGCGATATGCCACATACTCTTAGTATTAGAAAGGAAAGTCAGTTGGATGTCAGTGGAAAACATCATGCCTGGTCTCAGACAGACAGCAGTCTACACACAGCTGACAAACACGATGTTTCTGTGCAGTGTGATATTCTACAGGAATACAAATGCTCTGAATGTTCTTTAGGCAATAATAGCAGACAGGTCATTAACTTAACCACCATGAGAGGGCAGCACACTCCGCTAAATGAGTTATTTCGTATAAGTTAGAATAGAAGTTCTTTTCAGTAATAGCATATATGGCAGATAGAAACAACAAGTATGACAAAAAAGGCACATTGTGTTTACAAACATACAGTCTACATATAATATGTTAGTAGTGTTGTATTAAGTTACGGTGTAATGTCTATAGCTGCACTTACAGTAAAAATAAACGAGTTAGAAATGTATTCTCACAACATTTATGATGCACCATTTATGTTCATTC
Above is a genomic segment from Xenopus laevis strain J_2021 chromosome 3L, Xenopus_laevis_v10.1, whole genome shotgun sequence containing:
- the LOC108711174 gene encoding uncharacterized protein LOC108711174 isoform X3 gives rise to the protein MNWVGGSRSRILFKQERKRQKEFFEKQKLMSKINRSGSVCQENSSISLDLLNLYFVNQISRKMESANKKMLNIDIKSAAFPLPQNNTELPMTPTAVKSTICLEDHEVTCSEKKFLCTDPEDRFQQRYDREQNEQNEDMPGESYEGDSGVWQMGEPGLQGQFLQCSPETSEMFFSIKEITNRCKSDTYNVPLLSDMPHTLSIRKESQLDVSGKHHAWSQTDSSLHTADKHDVSVQCDILQEYKCSECSLGNNSRQVINLTTMRGQHTPLNELFRIS
- the LOC108711174 gene encoding uncharacterized protein LOC108711174 isoform X2 — its product is MSKINRSGSVCQENSSISLDLLNLYFVNQISRKMESANKKMLNIDIKSAAFPLPQNNTELPMTPTAVKSTICLEDHEVTCSEKKFLCTDPEDRFQQSQIYEDPDLLFKKSSYGYHTPVYPQWNSRNCSRASYGMRYDREQNEQNEDMPGESYEGDSGVWQMGEPGLQGQFLQCSPETSEMFFSIKEITNRCKSDTYNVPLLSDMPHTLSIRKESQLDVSGKHHAWSQTDSSLHTADKHDVSVQCDILQEYKCSECSLGNNSRQVINLTTMRGQHTPLNELFRIS